A single genomic interval of Penicillium psychrofluorescens genome assembly, chromosome: 2 harbors:
- a CDS encoding uncharacterized protein (ID:PFLUO_004120-T1.cds;~source:funannotate) produces MGMSPVNTTGILEPAVGVIDFVLNSAIGPSSENCHTINVQRPSGTKPSAKLPVLLWIYGGGFELGNTQSYYGTGIISKSVDLGEPVLFVAFNYRLNAFGFLHGKELQEEGSTNIGLRDQRKAIELVAGNIAAFGGDPDRVTLWGQSAGAMSILNQLIINKGDNTYKGKPLFHGAIMNSGSILRTAPTNSTKAQRVFDTFIAAAGCGHNGRSSGHAYNPVECLRKISLKELVSAMNSLPDFMTDRSSDFAYLPRPDPTDDFFSVSPEVAVAQGQFARVPVILGNQQDEAALFSLPQHDLINSTSTLVDYMHSWFVGTSRDLVADLVATYPDDPAAGLPADTGSEWEMYPQFKRLAAVQSDLTSIMTRREALSHLTAKVPTWSYLSTYLHVFPVFGTWHISDISTQFENITQFAGNVTDTAYIDFVNYLNPNGKVYTWWPEWDNANLRMMNFSASASEVIKEDFRWESYEFWKKHSTKLRQ; encoded by the exons ATGGGCATGAGCCCAGTCAACACCACAGGCATCCTTGAACCAGCCGTGGGAGTCATTGACTTTGTGTTAAACAGTGCCATTGGGCCCTCAAGCGAGAATTGCCATACCATCAACGTCCAGCGGCCATCTGGCACAAAGCCTAGTGCTAAACTGCCAGTTCTTTTGTGGATCTATGGCGGTGGATTCGAACTTGGTAATACCCAGTCCTACTACGGGACGGGCATCATTTCGAAGAGTGTTGACCTAGGAGAGCCTGTTTTGTTTGTCGCTTTCAATTACCGCCTCAACGCCTTTGGTTTCTTGCATGGCAAGGAGCTGCAGGAGGAGGGCAGCACAAACATTGGTCTTCGTGATCAACGGAAGGCCATCGAATTGGTTGCCGGGAATATTGCAGCTTTCGGTGGTGACCCGGATAGAGTTACACTATGG GGCCAGAGTGCCGGCGCGATGTCCATCCTCAACCAGCTTATCATTAACAAGGGCGACAATACATACAAAGGCAAGCCACTATTTCATGGAGCTATCATGAACTCTGGCAGCATCTTACGAACCGCTCCCACGAACTCTACAAAAGCACAGAGGGTCTTCGATACTTTTATTGCAGCAGCTGGCTGTGGTCACAATGGCCGTTCATCAGGCCATGCATACAACCCTGTGGAATGTCTCCGCAAAATCAGCCTTAAAGAATTGGTTTCTGCTATGAACTCGCTGCCCGATTTCATGACCGATCGCAGCAGCGATTTCGCTTACCTTCCCCGCCCGGATCCGACCGATGACTTCTTCTCGGTTTCGCCAGAGGTTGCTGTTGCCCAAGGACAATTTGCTAGAGTGCCTGTTATTTTGGGCAATCAGCAGGACGAAGCTgcgctcttctctctcccgcAACATGACTTGATCAATTCAACTTCCACCCTCGTGGATTATATGCACTCGTGGTTTGTGGGCACGAGCCGAGATCTTGTCGCCGATTTGGTCGCAACCTATCCAGATGACCCGGCAGCCGGTTTGCCAGCAGATACCGGATCCGAGTGGGAGATGTATCCCCAGTTCAAGCGCTTAGCAGCTGTACAAAGTGATCTGACTTCCATAATGACGAGACGTGAAGCTCTGTCACATCTTACTGCAAAGGTGCCTACATGGAGCTACTTGTCAACATACCTGCACGTATTCCCCGTCTTTGGCACCTGGCATATCTCAGACATCTCCACGCAGTTTGAAAACATCACCCAGTTCGCTGGCAACGTAACGGATACCGCCTACATCGATTTTGTCAACTACCTCAATCCCAATGGCAAAGTTTACACCTGGTGGCCAGAATGGGACAACGCAAACTTAAGGATGATGAACTTCAGTGCATCTGCCAGTgaggtgatcaaggaggaTTTCCGCTGGGAAAGCTACGAATTTTGGAAGAAACACAGCACAAAGCTTCGGCAATGA
- a CDS encoding uncharacterized protein (ID:PFLUO_004122-T1.cds;~source:funannotate), which yields MFRPGVQKTQVTVLGLLVALMLTSFLTDVVKNAVGRPRPDLLSRCIPSRGTADNALVAWTVCTQADQHILQEGWRSFPSGHSSFAFSGLGYLSLFFSGQMHVYRPRTDLARCLLAFLPLLCALMIAISRLDDYRHDVYDVTCGGLLGILVAWFSYRRYYPPLRSVRCDVPYDKSEITTPDGFARLGDEEQALSRSFPEGVPSEESYALEEAEGSRGH from the exons ATGTTCCGTCCCGGCGTGCAAAAGACGCAGGTGACGGTGCTGGGTCTCCTGGTCGCCTTGATGTTGACGTCTTTCCTGACGGATGTGGTCAAGAATGCTGTGGGCCGGCCACGCCCCGATCTGCTCTCCCGCTGCATACCCTCTCGAGGCACGGCGGACAATGCGCTGGTCGCATGGACCGTCTGCACGCAGGCCGACCAGCACATTTTGCAGGAGGGCTGGCGGAGCTTCCCGAGTGGACACAGCAGCTTCGCTTTCAGTGGCCTAGGCTATCTGTCCCT CTTCTTCTCTGGTCAGATGCATGTGTATCGTCCCCGGACGGACCTCGCGCGGTGTCTGCTGGCCTTCTTACCGCTGCTGTGCGCGTTGATGATTGCCATCTCTCGCCTGGATGACTACCGGCACGATGTCTACGACGTCACCTGCGGCGGGCTGCTGGGCATTTTAGTCGCCTGGTTTTCCTACCGTCGCTACTATCCGCCTCTGCGCTCGGTCCGCTGCGATGTGCCTTACGACAAGTCCGAGATTACCACCCCGGATGGATTTGCCAGGTTGGGCGACGAAGAGCAGGCTCTGTCGCGATCTTTCCCCGAGGGAGTCCCATCCGAGGAGAGCTATGCGCTAGAAGAGGCCGAAGGGTCCCGAGGCCATTAG
- a CDS encoding uncharacterized protein (ID:PFLUO_004121-T1.cds;~source:funannotate) translates to MADASQQRTVTAAFAPPPPLWKHFTRDKLDQLERIKDETAKGEDGSPNTNKNWTPEELRTLDLPAELRYLVPPEMPTSGQYSVFGELQSLSTTLPSLREQGIEQLYPDSPVADVSTDGPAGPSQPLNHAHYLLKISKSLLLNFLEFVGILSGSPEQFESKVEDMRNLFINAHHLLNLYRPHQARESLIMMMEEQLARSREEIKQMDKVKADIEGVLERLQTEGSHTATAQPSNASQLKEQDRKADSDSRLIWDLLDQEI, encoded by the exons ATGGCCGACGCCAGCCAGCAGCGAACCGTCACGGCGGCCTTcgcaccaccgccgccttTGTGGAAACACTTCACCCGCGACAAGCTCGACCAGCTGGAGCGCATCAAGGATGAGAcggccaagggcgaggacgGATCACCCAACACGAATAAGAATTGGACCCCGGAAGAATTGCGCACCCTGGACCTGCCTGCGGAGCTACGATATCTGGTGCCACCGGAGATGCCCACCTCCGGCCAGTATAGCGTCTTTGGTGAACTGCAAAGC CTCTCGACCACTCTACCTTCCCTGAGAGAGCAAGGAATTGAACAGCTCTATCCAGATTCTCCTGTCGCAGATGTCAGCACAGACGGCCCCGCGGGCCCGTCGCAGCCACTCAATCACGCACACTATCTGCTCAAGATCAGCAAGTCCCTACTTCTCAATTTTCTTGAGTTTGTCGGCATCCTTTCAGGGTCACCGGAGCAGTTTGAGTCCAAAGTGGAGGATATGCGCAATCTCTTTATCAACGCCCACCACCTGCTGAACCTCTACCGTCCCCACCAGGCCCGTGAGTCActgatcatgatgatggaggagcAATTGGCTCGCAGCCGAGAGGAAATCAAGCAGATGGACAAGGTCAAGGCGGACATTGAAGGCGTCCTCGAGCGGCTGCAGACAGAAGGCAGCCACACGGCCACCGCACAACCGTCAAACGCCAGTCAGTTGAAGGAGCAGGACCGAAAGGCCGATAGCGACTCGCGTTTGATCTGGGACCTTCTGGATCAAGAAATCTGA
- a CDS encoding uncharacterized protein (ID:PFLUO_004119-T1.cds;~source:funannotate), with protein MDSAAEISDNQSRKRTARACDSCYKRKRCRSAIGADIIISLALLTEYSPSSSGSQPPASVAVHFAGRELGVISLLTGIPFLLPEGQKWIESRTGQPISVDKLTPIRPPWEKERAQSTNELLMSMQAQKHFELPEWAVVQSYYQAFLNSNVVQRIFPIIDAVLFQETMNAAYHESYSHFSYGQAGIRACMFAFVAFVSRLPPVKSQLGSFSRTPIDSEAMATKAEFLLAQVLQEPASLEGIQTVTLLTLFELASGNMRAASYYGAIAARLLFMLGGNLTSGRTIRPSDERSQRKRRHIRNLFWICYTVDKDVALRTGQPPTISDENCDLTLPEGYMERLWHAIDDENSPYDQPVFPFDLRLSIIKSRAHTALYSVSSLQKSDAELLKAIRELDDELEQWRLSVPPEWRPTMSFKFEAPDPTASMHSVMVRLNYHLCMTIIHQASSRCKAWVNAQSGIMEGVSSSLALSVEASRSTLSYLEAAEHVLVDGIFWTLIFYPMSALLAIFCNILQNPLDPQSRKDLDLLKIASGMVERVFSRQLSSVKEVVHLKLVANFVVELKQLAGCAIEKAWAERSAGSRMQE; from the exons ATGGATTCAGCGGCGGAAATCTCGGATAATCAGTCGCGCAAGCGTACCGCGCGTGCTTGCGATTCATGCTACAAGCGAAAG CGCTGCCGCAGTGCAATTGGTGCAGACATCATAATATCCCTTGCACTTTTGACAGAGTA ttcgcccagcagcagcggcagccaGCCTCCGGCCTCAGTGGCTGTGCACTTCGCGGGCCGAGAGCTCGGCGTCATCAGCCTGCTCACCGGGATTCCGTTCCTTCTGCCCGAAGGCCAAAAATGGATCGAGTCCCGAACTGGACAGCCCATTTCGGTCGATAAACTCACGCCGATCCGGCCACCCTGGGAGAAGGAACGAGCCCAGAGCACCAATGAGCTGCTAATGAGCATGCAGGCCCAAAAACATTTCGAACTGCCCGAGTGGGCCGTTGTCCAAAGCTATTACCAAGCTTTTCTCAACTCCAACGTGGTGCAGCGCATCTTCCCGATTATCGATGCCGTGCTGTTTCAAGAAACTATGAATGCGGCCTATCATGAGTCTTATTCTCACTTTTCATATGGCCAGGCCGGAATCCGAGCTTGCATGTTTGCGTTTGTGGCCTTTGTCTCTCGCCTCCCTCCGGTCAAATCCCAACTTGGATCGTTTTCTCGCACTCCGATAGACAGTGAGGCTATGGCTACTAAAGCAGAGTTTCTCCTGGCACAAGTCCTGCAAGAGCCTGCTAGTCTGGAGGGAATTCAGACTGTGACCCTGCTA ACTCTGTTTGAACTAGCATCGGGCAACATGCGCGCCGCCAGTTACTATGGGGCTATCGCTGCTCGGTTGCTTTTCATGCTCGGTGGCAATTTGACATCGGGAAGAACCATTCGTCCATCAGATGAACGCAGCCAACGCAAGCGACGGCATATCCGCAACCTCTTCTGGATTTGCTACACGGTTGACAAGGACGTCGCCTTGCGCACTGgtcaaccacccaccatATCCGATGAGAATTGCGACCTGACCCTTCCAGAGGGCTACATGGAGCGCTTGTGGCACGCAATTGACGACGAAAACAGCCCCTATGACCAACCAGTCTTTCCATTTGATTTGCGCCTGAGTATCATAAAGTCACGGGCTCATACCGCGCTGTACTCTGTGAGCTCCCTCCAGAAATCCGACGCTGAGCTCCTCAAGGCTATTCgtgagctggacgatgaATTAGAACAATGGCGGTTGTCGGTGCCTCCCGAATGGCGCCCGACCATGTCCTTCAAGTTTGAGGCCCCTGATCCCACTGCTAGCATGCATTCAGTTATGGTACGCCTGAACTATCACCTCTGTATGACTATTATCCACCAGGCGAGCAGTCGATGCAAGGCTTGGGTTAATGCCCAGAGCGGAATCATGGAAGGCGTGAGCTCGTCTCTCGCACTCTCCGTCGAGGCGAGCCGCTCGACCTTGAGCTATCTGGAGGCGGCAGAGCATGTGCTTGTCGATGGCATTTTCTG GACGTTGATTTTCTACCCGATGTCTGCActgctcgccatcttctgcaatATCCTGCAGAACCCTCTGGATCCGCAATCACGCAAGGATCTCGACCTGCTGAAGATTGCGTCGGGCATGGTCGAGCGCGTTTTTTCTCGACAGCTATCCTCTGTGAAGGAAGTCGTCCACCTGAAGCTGGTGGCAAATTTTGTCGTGGAGCTGAAACAACTGGCTGGATGTGCCATTGAAAAGGCCTGGGCCGAGCGGAGCGCTGGCTCACGAATGCAGGAATGA